Sequence from the Flavobacterium sp. J372 genome:
CCAGCCTCCTTTTTTCTCAATAGCACGATATTTCTGCAATGCTTTACGCAGGTTATAATACTGTGCAAACATTTCAGACGTATCACCTTTAATTTTTTCAGGGTCGCGCATAAGTGTATCAAGATAAGATACGTATGACACACGTTCGCGTGGCAGGTACCAGCCGGTTTCCTTGCTGTCTTTAATATCAAGACCTTTATATACTTTATGTACCCAATAAAAATACATCGAACTTACGAGCAGCTCATCTTTCAGCTCAGGCTTACTGCTGCCTTTCCCGTGGAATATTTCAGCAAGCTGCCCCGCGTAAGGCAGTTTTGCCGGGAGGCCTTCAGCAGAAAGAGCATTGGCGCGGTCATATAATACTTCGGCAAATTCTATAAGGCCGTGCTTATCATGCCATATGTAATGGTAATCATGTTTTTTATACAACTCTTTTACTTCAGGCTGAAACTCTTTAAAGTCTTTGTGTTGAGCAAAAAATGCATCAATCTTAGTGCTGTCAAGCGGAATTGTGTTTTCTTCGGTATGCACTTCAGCATTAGAAATGTCTCCTTTATCCTTTTTACAGGCTGTAAATGCAAGCATGCCCGCCAGCGCCAGCATTGCTAAATTTATTTTCCTCATGGCTTGTAGTTTTTTTTTAAAAGTACATAATACCTTAAACACATATACCCACTTTGTAATTTTTTTAGCATTCTGTAATGTGAGAAATTTCTTTGATAGCAAAAAAATAATTACAAGCTAAAAGTCAACTGTATAAATGTTGTTGTTACCAATACTTTATAAAATAAGTACATGAATTTTTAGTATGCAGGTATAAATTAGGCTGAAACAACTCTTAACAAAAATATAAACCTTTAAAAAACACGATAAATAACATCTAAAAACCGATGAACTGCCCAAACCGGATGTACGAATTTACGTAGGTTATATATAACTTGTAGTAGTGTCAGAAAAAGATTGTGACACCCACATCCAACCAAAAAAATGCGAAATGCCAAAAGCACGTAGCAGCACATTTAATTAAAAATTAGATAAGAGCTATGAACTTCTCAACCAGAAAAATACAAAACAACAAGATGTTGTTTGTATACAGCAACGGCCAGACAAGGGAAACTGAATTTACAGAAGTTGAATATCATGGTGATAACTATGTACTTGCCAGGGAAAAAGGAAGTATGTTTTATACGCTGCTAGACCTTAATGGCAATGAGGGTGAAAAGAAAGTGTATGTTGTGCACAGGTTTAAAAACGGTAAGCTGCTTACTTACAGTACTTTTGAAAAGCGATATGTGCCAAGTGACGGACAGCCGTATGTTATAAATTATAATGTATACAAAATGTATGATGCAGACACGCGCAAATCATACACCATAAATGTTGTGCAGAGTGACAGCTTGCTTTCAGTTGATGGCGATAGTGCTGAAGCATGCAAAGTTGTACAATTAGGAGATAAGTATCTTAATAAAGAGATGTTCAGGTTTAATGAACTTATATTCTCTGAAATGATTGAGGATAAATTTGTTCTGAACGCGGGATTAACAGCATCACCGGGTAAAAACAATGATAGCTTTGACTTTAACAGGTATATTGACAGAAGAGTATGGAGTGTTGCAGATGTTACAAGCCTTGTGGCTTTTAATGGTGAAAATGACATAACTGTTTCAAGAAGAGGTGTAACTTTCAATGAAGCACAGGCAGGGCTTTTTGCTGTAATTGATAATGATGCGCAATTTAAATTCCATGAAAATTATTCTGATAAAGATGCGCTTGCCCAGTCGGCATATACTGCACGGGCACGTAAATCAAGATGGAATAACCTGCTAAACAGGCTAATAGACTATAATGATAATTAGTTGTTTTTGCAAATAATTGAAAATTAGATTATTATGATTGAAAAATATCTATAATATTAAATAAATTATTTAATAATTAGAAATTCTTATGGTCAAATAGATATTAACAATGTAAGTATTTTACTGGTTCTTAAAATTGTGTTAATTTTACCCCCGGATATCAGAAGCCCCCCGAAGATAACCGAGTCCCCAACTAACAAAATTAATGCTATTTTATGTTCTACATTTTAGATTACATTGAGCACTACTGGATATCCATTAGCTCATTTCCGTTTGTCATCCAGGTGGCAATCTTTTTTATCATGTTCAGTTGCGCCATGACGGCAACACTCATGATTAATGTATTTACTGTTAGGCGTGCTAAGCAATTAAAGGAAATTATTGTAAAAGACCACAGGCCTAAAATCTTCTCATTCCTGCGAAATATCCTTATTTCTCCTGAAGATTACACTGATGCAGAAGTAGCTTCCTTGTGGCAAGAGCAGTTCGGGCCCCTTAACAAAAAGGCCTATATTTCTCTTATCCCAACCCTTGAAGATGTTGCTAAACAGGAAAAGCAGCTTATCGGGTCTACAAATTACAACGCTATAATTGCAGGCCTAAAAGTTGACAGCTATCTTGAAAAAAGGCTTGATTTTTCAAGTACGCGTGTTCGTTTAAGGGCATTCCAGTCGCTTTCAAGGCTTGAGCTGACAATTTCAGATTCAAAGATACTTCCGCACACTTATGCCCGCAATACGTCATTACGTAAAGAATCGCGTGCATCTTACGTAGGTGTAAGTAACAACGACCCATTTAAGTTCTTCGAGCTTGATAATGAGATGAATCAGTGGGACCACATAAGCCTGATGCAGCAATTTGAACTACACCACAGCGATAAATTGCCCAACTTCAGCAAATGGATTAAATATTCAAAAGATAAAGCGCAGATACTGTTCTTTGTAAAGCTTGTTGCACATTTCAGGCAGGAGCAGTCTATAAGCACAGTAATTGAACTTTTAAATCATGAAGACCACGCAATACGCAGGGAAGCGATACTTGCGGTAGGTAAAATGCAGGTAAGGGATATTGAAAACCATTTGGTGAAAATGTACTTTACACAAACATTGCTTTGCCAAAATGCCATAATTGAAGCAGTTTCATATATAAATTCAGGCAAGTCACTCGGCTTTCTAAAGATGGCATATGAACTGGCAAACAATAATGATTCTAAAAAGCTTATTGCCGAAGTAATATATCTGTATGGTAAGCAGGGGCAGCAATTATTTAAAGAGCTTGTTGCCAAAGCGGAAGGATTTGACCAGCTTATACTAAAGCATGTGGAGAATCCGTTGATTCCGTCGGCGCTTAAAACTTATCATGCCAACTTCAAAAATTACAGGGTACGCGCATCAGGCAGTGTAGTTCACATACCGGGCGATTCTGCAATTTCTTAATAAACCCACACCTTAAATTTCGGCAATATAATGGGAACTACGGATAATTTTTTTCGAGTACTTTGTATTTTTCTATGCCTCATCAATGTTCCTGGTTTATATGGTGCTTGCTGTTATGTCTTTCATAAACATATCGCGCTACCGCACCTATAACTCACGTACAGATGACCAGTTTCTTCTTGACTCACCGCTTACGCCGGGCATCTCTGTAGTAGCGCCTGCTTACAATGAAGAGAAGACGATAATCGTTAATGTAAAATCGCTGCTAACGCTTAATTACCCTCTTTTTGAGGTGATTATTGTAAACGACGGAAGTAAAGACAGGACTCTGGAATTTTTAATAGAAGAATTTGAACTGGTTGAAACGCCTTACGCTTATGTTGAGCGGATTAAAACCAAGCCCTTTAAAAGGATTTTTAAATCTACTAACCCCCAATACTCTAAGCTTACAGTTGTAGATAAAGCAAATGGAGGTACAAAAGCCGACGCATCAAATGCAGGTATAAACGCGGCACAATACCCTTACTTTCTCTGCACTGATGTAGACTGTATATTGGAAAGGAACACCCTGCTAAGAATGATAAAACCGGTACTTAACTCTAATACCAGGGTAGTTTCGGTAGGAGCAACACTTAGGATGTCTAACAGCTGTGATGTTGTTGACGGTGTTATAGAGCGTGTGAAGCCGCCTGAAAAATGGATACCACGTTTCCAGGAAATGGAATACCTGCGTGCTTACCTTTTTGGGAAAATGGGGTGGAGCCTGATAAACTGTGTACCAAATGTATCAGGTGGTCTGGGTCTTTTTGATAAAGAAGTTGCAGTAAACGCAGGTGGTTATGACGGTGGGTCTCACGCTGAAGACATGGATATAATGGTGAAGATGGCTGCATATATGATAAACAACCATCAAAAATACAGGATTGATTACATACCTGTTTCATGCTGCTGGACAGAAGGGCCGCCAAACGTGAAGATTCTTGGCCGCCAGCGTACACGCTGGGCAACCGGGCTGGCACAAATTTTCTTTGTACACCGTAAAATATTATTTAATCCCAGATATAAAAAACTTGGGCTTGTAACATTTCCCTTCCAGCTTATATATGAGTTTCTTGCTCCGGTTATTGAGTTTGCGGGCATATTGTATTTTATATACTTGATATTAAAGAATGATGTAAACTGGGATATGGCGGGTTATATTTTTCTGTATTCTTACTCGCTTGCCATCATGTTCGGTACGCTGGTAATACTTATGGATAATTTTGTGAAGCGCCAGTACCAGACATCTCGCGAAACATTAAAGCTGTGGCTTATGGTATTTTTAGAACCATTTATATATCACCCGCTTTTAATTTATTTCTCGCTAAAAGGGTATTTCAACTTTTATACTTCACGCCAGATGGAGTGGGGAACCATGACCCGACAGGGCTTTGACAATGACAAAAAGGAGCTAAACCACTTAATACCACTAATGCAAATGTTTAAGATTATAAGCAATAAAAAGGTATTTGTGCTGGCAGCCTTTATAATTATACTTGTGTCAGGCAATGCATATGCGCAGGATTATTCGTCAGATGACTACTATGCCATGGCAAAGAAAGAGGGTAATGAAAAGCGCAATTTTAAAAAAGCGGCTGAATACTGCGAAAAAGCAAGTGAGCTGGCACCGCTTGATATGGATATACGCGAATATCTGGGGAAATGTTATATGGAGCTTGGCCAGCTTGACAAGGCCCGCATCATTTTACTTGAAGTATTGCAACGCAGCCCAAAAAGGGTTGATTCACGGCATTATCTTTTAAATATTGATATTCAGCAGAAGCGTTATGCCAGCGCTGTATGTTATGCAAATGAATTGCTAGAGATAACGCCATATAGCAAGACATTATGGTTCAGAAAAATAGAGCTTTACCATTTAATGGATAACAGTATTGAGGCCAACAGGGAAACACGCCGCTTGTACCAGATTTTTCCTGAGGATGAAGAGATAAAACAGATGTACAACAATGTACTTAAAGAAGATGGCCGCAAAATGAATAAAACGGGAGACATCACCAGTGCTGTAAAGCAGTACGAAGATGCCCTCCGCATTAATAAACGTGACCAGGAATCTTATCTTAATCTTATAAATCTGTATATACGGTCCGGTAATTACCCGGCGGCGCTTTCAACAGCCGACAGGGGATTATATGAGCTGCCGGGCAACCGCGCCATACTTGACAAGAAAATTGGCATACTTGAAGAAATGCATGAATACCCTCGTGCAATGGATATTGTTCAGGAGCAGATACGCAAGGGTGATTCCGGTTACTACAGGCAAATGATGAAGTATCTTACCGCTGAAGCAGCCAGGCACTATAAAAACTCTGACCCGTATGAACTTTACGGAAAGCTGTATGATCAGGACAAATCAAACAAGGAGGCCCGCGAATATTTACTTAATACTGCTATAAGCCGCGGTTATTTTGCCGATGCACAGGAAATGCTTACACCTGCACTTAAAGCCGATCCTACAAATAAGGAGCTGCTTTCAAAACAACTGTATGTATATGAAAGCAGGCAGGACAAGCAGGGCCAGAGAAAGACAGTAGAGCAGCTTTATCGCCTGTATCCCGGTGATAGTGATGTACGTGATAAATATGATGCGATAACCTTTGAAGACGCCAAGGCAGAATATGCCGGCGGTAATTATAAAGGAGCGCTGCCGGTATTCATACGGTTATCATCACATCCTGTTTATGGCAGGCCCGCAGGGAATTACCTGTATGCCACATATCTTGCGCAGAAGTCTTACCCGCGCGCATTAGATCAAATAAACAGGCTTATCGATTCTTATCCGGGCGAGCAGGAATACATCCTGAAAAAGATCGATTTGCTGGCAGACATGGGTAATTATGAAGAGGCCTATTTTATGGCCAGTACATTTGCAAAGCAAAACCCGGGTAATGATGAGTACAGGTATATGCTTAATGATATTGGTACAGAGTATATAAAGCAGCTTATTGAAAAGGAAGATTATGGCACTATGAAGCTCGTGGCAGATAATATTCTTGCATCGGGCAGTAAAGACCTTCAGGCCTATAATTACGCTATAAGTGCAAGGCTGTTGGTGTCAGACTATATAGGCGCACAAGAACTTATACAGAAAGCCTTACTGCAATATCCCGGCAATAAAGAGCTAAGGCTTAAAGAAGCAGGCGTATACTCGCAATCAGGAAATCACGCCAAAGCTGTGGAAGTTTTACAGGCCTTAGTGGCAGACTATCCGTACAACAGTACTTTCAAAAGTTCGCTCGTGGAAGAAATGCTGCTGGAAGGCAAACAAAAAGAGCAGAATGAACAGTATCTTGAGGCGATCAGGATATATAACGAGATATTGCTTATAAAACCGAATGATACTGTTGCGCCAATAAGGCTTGCAAATATGTATATAAAAAGGCAGGAGTATGCCGATGCTATGCTGGTGGTTGACAAAGCCCTGACATACAATGCAGAGAACCAGGACCTGATTTACCTTAAAGGAGTTATTTATGAGCTACAGGGTGATTATAAAAATGCACGCCTTTGGCAGGGTAAATATATTCCGCCGGCACATAAACTCAAAGAACACGAGGAGCATCTTGACTACCTTGATGCTTTGATGCTGAAAAACCAGGCAATAATATCATATCTAAAGGCTACCAATGATTCTGTAAGCTTCACTACATCAGTGGCTACATTTGAGTATATGCGCTTTGAAAGAAACAACGTTTATGTAGGCCGTATTAACTATGCTGCAAGGGCAGATGGTACAGGTGTACAGGGCGAAGTAGACTGGTACCACACTTTTAAAGACAAGTCATACATCCTCGCAAATGCCGGTATAGCCAGCAAATATTTTTCTGAATATAAACTGGGGCTGTCATTTTACATGCCGTTCAGGAAAACATGGGAAGGTGAGGTAGGCTTACGCTATGCCAAACTTCCGGATGAACGTAATCTTGTAACCGGAATTTTGGGTATTGCCAAAACGTATGATAATGTATGGCTAAATGCGCGTGTATCATTGCTTAATGATGGTGAAGATATGTACCATACCATTTTAGGCCAGGCAAGGTTTTATATGCGCAATCAAAAAGATTATGCACAGGTAATGGCATCTGTAGGTACAGCACCTGAAGACCAGAAACTTGATTTCCAGACCAACACACTGCTGTCTTATGTTAACACAATGGTGGGTGCAGGTTATTTTCATTACCTGAGCAATCGTACCAGCGTTGGCGTTTTGGGCAATTGGTATAATTTCAAAGTGCAGGAAAACAGCTATCTCAACCAGTACAACCTGTTTATAACCCTAAGGACAAAATTTTAAACAGCAATAATGAAAAGATTTGTAATCTTATTGCTTTACGCCATTTCTTGCGGTTGTAATTCACAACCCGCAGACTTCCGTTTGTTTTCCAAAGGCATTTTAGTACCTGAAGTGGTTTTTGTAAATAGTGAACTTAAAGGTGCAGCCGAAAATTTCTGCAGGTTTTTTGAAGAAGCTACAGGCCAGCGCCTGGTGCCATCAGTAAAAGCAACACAGGTTGCAGGAGCAATAATAACTATTGCCTTAAACAGAGATATTGAGCCAGCAGGACATTTCCGGATAATACAACAGGATAATAAAATCAGTATAGAAGGCGAATCCCGTGATGATATCGATTCAGGCATACGGTATTTTTTCAGCCATTTTGTACATGTTGAGCCGGTAAGTGAAGGTGTCAAGAGTACGCGTCAGGTAAATGAAATAGTGATTCCTTCCGGGTTGCAATATGTACAGCAGTATGCTTTTGAATATCGCGAACCCTATTTCCCTGATAACTTTTTACCGGAATTCAGGCAATGGAACAATACCCATACCCTTGAAGAAAACTGGGGGCTTTGGGGACATAATATAGGCAAAGCAATTAAAATTACACACCCAATGTATGCCACAGTTGATGGTGTTAAAAATGATGAACAGCTTTGTTTTTCCAGTCCTGAGCTTGAAGATGCACTTATAGCTTTTATTGAACAAAAGCAAGCTGAAAACCCGTCACAGGATAAATTTATGGTGATGCCGAATGACAATGGTATGGTATGCTTGTGTGATAAATGCAAAGCGGCAGGCAATACTAAAAGTAACGCAAGCCCTGCAGTTTTTACTTTATTAAACAGCCTGGCAGAGAACTTCCCTTCAAAAGAATTTTTTAGTACGGCATACATAACAACACAATCGTCTCCAAATTTCAAACTTGCAGCAAATACGAGTGTTATGATCAGCACAATGCAGTTCCCCAAAGGTGTTGTGATTGAAAAAAGCAACAGAAGAGCTGGTATTGAAAGAACTTTTGCTGATTGGAGAGCTGTTACAAAAAAGATATACCTGTGGGACTACGCTGTAAATTTTGATAATTATTTTGATGCATACCCAACCGTTAAAATCGCGCAGCAAAACCTTAAATTTTACAAAAAGCAGGGTGTTACCGGTGTTTTTATGCATGGTAGCGAAGAGAACTATAGTTCTTTCAGTAGTGTGAAGTGCTACCTGTATGCTCAGCTTTTACAGGATCTTGATGCAGATATTGATAAGCTTACAAAGGATTTTTATATAAGACGATATCCTGCTGCGGCAGACCTCCTGAGTTCTTATTATCTTAGTCTTGAAACAAGCGCCCTCCAATCTCCAAGACAGCTTGATATTTACGGAGGCATTGTGCAATCTGAGAAAAAATATCTTGATGCGGATAGTTTTACAGATTTTTATAATAAGCTTACAGATCGCTTAAAATTACTGAGCCAAAGTGAGGCTGTTTCAATTAAACCGCTTTTGGCATCCTTTACTTTTCAGAGGCTTGAACTGATGCGCACCAAAGGCTTAGGTGAAGGTGGCTACGGGACTTTGAACGGGAATACGCTCAAGGTTACCCCACAGGCTGATATATTGCTCGACAGGCTTGCAAATCTTAGTTCAGAAGCAGGGATTAAGGTTGTAAATGAAAGCGGCCTTACAATTACTGACTACATTCGTTCCTGGAGGCGGGACATTACCCCCGGAACGTACAGAAACCTTTATTATGGCAAAAAGCTGAAGTTTACAGGCACACCTGATGAAGAGTATGCCGATATTAGTATGCTTACAGACGGCGCCACTGGCTTTACAGATTATTATAATAACTGGCTTTTAAGTACAGCAAGTGAGTTGGCGGTTGAGGTAAATGCAGATGAAGTACGGAATTTAAATTACATTGAAATGGGCTTTTTGAATGACCCGCGACATAATATATATTTTCCTGAAAAGGTTATTGTAACTATAAATGACAGGAAATATGAGGCCGTTATAGCTGCAGATGGTAACAAGAAACCTGCAAAAAAATCAGTCAAAATTCCGGTTACACTATTACCGGCAGATAAAACTATAACTATCCAGACCGTAAAACAGCAGAATTTCGCGCGAAAATCTGTCGCTTGTGATGAGGTTTGTTTCAAATAATTGTTATGAAGATATTCAAAAATACAAGACAAGTTATCGCGCTGTTACTGATAAGCGTAATCAGCCTGTTAATGTCAGGCTGCAAGAATACCGATACTGAAAACCAGTTTCTTGCAAAAACCAGCATGAAAATTGAAGACCCTGTTAGGCATTACTATCCAATACTGCAGGGACTTAAACAAAATATTATAGTGAAAGTGACCAATACCGGTAATGAGCCGCTTAAGATTTACAAGGTGCTCCCGTCATGTGGCTGTACCATTGCTAAATTTAGCACCAGCGCAATTGCTCCCGGTAATGATGCTTTTATTGAAATGGAGTATGACAGCAATAAAAACATTGGTTATGTGGGCATTTATACTACCATTATTGCTAATACTGAAAAGCACCACCATACCATGTTTTTTGACCTGAATGTGGTGCCTGAATCGCTTCATACCAAAGATTATGAAGAGCTTTATCATATTGAGCAGGAAAAAAAGGTGGCCTTCAGGAACTTGTTGAAGGCAAAACAAATGAACGCGGCTACCTAGTAGATTCAACCGAAGTGCGCAAGTTTATGTAAGCTATCGCGGCAATGACATTATTTCGCTGAAGTGCTTAAGTTAGAAAGTATAGATTTTACAAATAAAAAAGCCGTCTGTTAAATACGGACGGCTTTAATTCCCCTAAAAATTAATACGTAAACTTAAGCTTTAGCAGCTCTAAGTGCTTCTATTGCCAACGTTGCGTTTGAACGCTCAGCATATTTCATAGCTGTTTGGCCTTTATCGTCAGTATGTTTAACGTTGGCACCGTTTTCAATAAGCAGCTTGATAATATCTGCCTGGTTATAGCGTGCGGCCAGCATAAGCGGCGTCATACCGTTTGACCTTTCGTTAACATCGCAGCCGTAGTCAATGAATTTTTTTACAGCTTCGACGTCACCTTTAATAATTGCATTTGCCAATGGAGTAGTACCCCTGTAATTTTCTACAAGTGATGTTTTTGCACCTGTTACAGCTGTTGTTGAAGCCATTGCTACATTACCGAATGCTACAAGAGCGATTGCCAAAGTGAAGATTGATTTTTTCATGATGATTGATTTTTGATGATGATTTATTAAGTTTAAAAAAGTTACGTTTGTTGATTTGATGATTGAAACTCAGCTTTCTAATTTCGATTGCCCCGTTTAAAATAATAGACGCCTACAACCCACAAATGGTTACTGTTAAACTTGACTTTAACAAATATTTAACATTTTTAATCAGGTGTTAAATTTGAAGCTAAAATAAAAACCGCTGTATTTACAGCGGTTTCAAATATTTTTTAGTTTGATTATTTACTCAGGAAATTTTTTACATTTTTATCAATCCTCGAGTGAATGTCATTAGCATCCGCTTTTCCAAATTTCTCACCAATTATATTTTCATACAGCTCAATATATCTTTCGCTAACACTTTCGATATACTCATCTGTCATTTCTGGTATCTGCTGTCCTTCTTTTCCCTGAAAGCCGTTTGCAATAAGCCACTGGCGTACAAACTCTTTTGAAAGTTGTTTTTGCTGCTCACCGCTGTTTTGGCGCTGTTCATAACCATCAGCATAAAAATAGCGTGAAGAGTCGGGCGTGTGAATTTCGTCAATCAAAACAATTTTGCCGTCTTTAGTTTTGCCGAATTCATACTTTGTATCAACTAATATCAATCCGCGTGAGGCAGCAATTTCAGTCCCTTTTTCAAATAGTGCCCGGGTGTACTTTTCAAGAATGGTATATTCTTCTTCAGAAACTATACCTTTGGTAATAATATCTGCTCTTGAAATGTCAGCATCATGTTCACCATTGTCAGCTTTTGTGGTAGGTGTAATAATAGGTGAAGTGAACCTGTCATTTTCTTTCATTCCTTCCGGCAGTTCCACACCACAAAGAACTCGTTTTCCGGCAGCATATTCACGGGCTGCATGGCCGGAGAGGTAACCGCGTATCACCATCTCAACCTTAAAAGGCTCACACAAGTGGCCCACGGCAACGTTAGGGTCAGGGGTGTCAATAAGCCAGTTGGGAACAATATCTTCGGTAAGGCGCATAAACTTTGTCGCAATCTGGTTAAGTATCTGCCCTTTGTATGGTATGCCTTTTGGCAGCACTACGTCAAAAGCCGATAGTCTGTCGGTTGCTACCATTACCAAAAGTTCGTCGTTAATATTATAAACATCGCGCACTTTGCCGCGGTAAACAGATTTCTGGCCAGGAAAATTAAAATCAGTAGTTGTGATGGTGTTCATCATTTTGTGTTGTTATTTGTTGTAGTTGTGTGCGAAGATACGAAGTATGGCAATATTATTTATGCCCTGAGTTTATTGTATGTAGATAGTACAGTATTTAAAAAGCATATCATTATTATCAACGCACACCCGTAAACTGTTGCAACAAACCAAATACCGTCTTCTAAAAAATAGGTTGCCGTGGTCACCACTAATAATACTCCGTTAATTATTGAAAATATCCTGTTTGGCTTGTATTGTAATACCAGAAGGATAACATATGAAGCAAAGCAAAACAGTAGTGCAATTATGAAAGGCAGATGTATATTTATATCCCAAGCCCAGCCAATAGTCCTGTTGATGCCCCACATACCGATATTTAGTCCAATAGTAGAATAGAGAAAGTATATAAGAAGTGCTGCAGGTAGCAGTACCAAAACGTATTTTAGTTTTTTTACCATTAATTTACTTATAAGAACCTAAGAAGCTCAAAACTTAATATATGAAATTTACGTTACTGCTTAGTATATTCTGTTACAGGTAAATTTGGTTGCGAAAAATGTACCCTAAGCTGAAGCTTGGTAGCACTTAGCGACAAAATCTTGTACTGCAATGGTACTCCTCCCGGCGAATCTAAAGTAATAATATCGTTGTTTACAGTATATGTACCTTCATATGTACTACTTGTACAAGGTGTATACCCAGTGACTACCGTATGATAAAATTTACCGCTTAGCCTGAACTTTAATTTCTCACTTGATAAACAAT
This genomic interval carries:
- a CDS encoding HEAT repeat domain-containing protein, coding for MFYILDYIEHYWISISSFPFVIQVAIFFIMFSCAMTATLMINVFTVRRAKQLKEIIVKDHRPKIFSFLRNILISPEDYTDAEVASLWQEQFGPLNKKAYISLIPTLEDVAKQEKQLIGSTNYNAIIAGLKVDSYLEKRLDFSSTRVRLRAFQSLSRLELTISDSKILPHTYARNTSLRKESRASYVGVSNNDPFKFFELDNEMNQWDHISLMQQFELHHSDKLPNFSKWIKYSKDKAQILFFVKLVAHFRQEQSISTVIELLNHEDHAIRREAILAVGKMQVRDIENHLVKMYFTQTLLCQNAIIEAVSYINSGKSLGFLKMAYELANNNDSKKLIAEVIYLYGKQGQQLFKELVAKAEGFDQLILKHVENPLIPSALKTYHANFKNYRVRASGSVVHIPGDSAIS
- a CDS encoding tetratricopeptide repeat protein, which gives rise to MFLVYMVLAVMSFINISRYRTYNSRTDDQFLLDSPLTPGISVVAPAYNEEKTIIVNVKSLLTLNYPLFEVIIVNDGSKDRTLEFLIEEFELVETPYAYVERIKTKPFKRIFKSTNPQYSKLTVVDKANGGTKADASNAGINAAQYPYFLCTDVDCILERNTLLRMIKPVLNSNTRVVSVGATLRMSNSCDVVDGVIERVKPPEKWIPRFQEMEYLRAYLFGKMGWSLINCVPNVSGGLGLFDKEVAVNAGGYDGGSHAEDMDIMVKMAAYMINNHQKYRIDYIPVSCCWTEGPPNVKILGRQRTRWATGLAQIFFVHRKILFNPRYKKLGLVTFPFQLIYEFLAPVIEFAGILYFIYLILKNDVNWDMAGYIFLYSYSLAIMFGTLVILMDNFVKRQYQTSRETLKLWLMVFLEPFIYHPLLIYFSLKGYFNFYTSRQMEWGTMTRQGFDNDKKELNHLIPLMQMFKIISNKKVFVLAAFIIILVSGNAYAQDYSSDDYYAMAKKEGNEKRNFKKAAEYCEKASELAPLDMDIREYLGKCYMELGQLDKARIILLEVLQRSPKRVDSRHYLLNIDIQQKRYASAVCYANELLEITPYSKTLWFRKIELYHLMDNSIEANRETRRLYQIFPEDEEIKQMYNNVLKEDGRKMNKTGDITSAVKQYEDALRINKRDQESYLNLINLYIRSGNYPAALSTADRGLYELPGNRAILDKKIGILEEMHEYPRAMDIVQEQIRKGDSGYYRQMMKYLTAEAARHYKNSDPYELYGKLYDQDKSNKEAREYLLNTAISRGYFADAQEMLTPALKADPTNKELLSKQLYVYESRQDKQGQRKTVEQLYRLYPGDSDVRDKYDAITFEDAKAEYAGGNYKGALPVFIRLSSHPVYGRPAGNYLYATYLAQKSYPRALDQINRLIDSYPGEQEYILKKIDLLADMGNYEEAYFMASTFAKQNPGNDEYRYMLNDIGTEYIKQLIEKEDYGTMKLVADNILASGSKDLQAYNYAISARLLVSDYIGAQELIQKALLQYPGNKELRLKEAGVYSQSGNHAKAVEVLQALVADYPYNSTFKSSLVEEMLLEGKQKEQNEQYLEAIRIYNEILLIKPNDTVAPIRLANMYIKRQEYADAMLVVDKALTYNAENQDLIYLKGVIYELQGDYKNARLWQGKYIPPAHKLKEHEEHLDYLDALMLKNQAIISYLKATNDSVSFTTSVATFEYMRFERNNVYVGRINYAARADGTGVQGEVDWYHTFKDKSYILANAGIASKYFSEYKLGLSFYMPFRKTWEGEVGLRYAKLPDERNLVTGILGIAKTYDNVWLNARVSLLNDGEDMYHTILGQARFYMRNQKDYAQVMASVGTAPEDQKLDFQTNTLLSYVNTMVGAGYFHYLSNRTSVGVLGNWYNFKVQENSYLNQYNLFITLRTKF
- a CDS encoding DUF4838 domain-containing protein, which encodes MKRFVILLLYAISCGCNSQPADFRLFSKGILVPEVVFVNSELKGAAENFCRFFEEATGQRLVPSVKATQVAGAIITIALNRDIEPAGHFRIIQQDNKISIEGESRDDIDSGIRYFFSHFVHVEPVSEGVKSTRQVNEIVIPSGLQYVQQYAFEYREPYFPDNFLPEFRQWNNTHTLEENWGLWGHNIGKAIKITHPMYATVDGVKNDEQLCFSSPELEDALIAFIEQKQAENPSQDKFMVMPNDNGMVCLCDKCKAAGNTKSNASPAVFTLLNSLAENFPSKEFFSTAYITTQSSPNFKLAANTSVMISTMQFPKGVVIEKSNRRAGIERTFADWRAVTKKIYLWDYAVNFDNYFDAYPTVKIAQQNLKFYKKQGVTGVFMHGSEENYSSFSSVKCYLYAQLLQDLDADIDKLTKDFYIRRYPAAADLLSSYYLSLETSALQSPRQLDIYGGIVQSEKKYLDADSFTDFYNKLTDRLKLLSQSEAVSIKPLLASFTFQRLELMRTKGLGEGGYGTLNGNTLKVTPQADILLDRLANLSSEAGIKVVNESGLTITDYIRSWRRDITPGTYRNLYYGKKLKFTGTPDEEYADISMLTDGATGFTDYYNNWLLSTASELAVEVNADEVRNLNYIEMGFLNDPRHNIYFPEKVIVTINDRKYEAVIAADGNKKPAKKSVKIPVTLLPADKTITIQTVKQQNFARKSVACDEVCFK
- a CDS encoding DUF1573 domain-containing protein; translated protein: MKIFKNTRQVIALLLISVISLLMSGCKNTDTENQFLAKTSMKIEDPVRHYYPILQGLKQNIIVKVTNTGNEPLKIYKVLPSCGCTIAKFSTSAIAPGNDAFIEMEYDSNKNIGYVGIYTTIIANTEKHHHTMFFDLNVVPESLHTKDYEELYHIEQEKKVAFRNLLKAKQMNAAT
- a CDS encoding ankyrin repeat domain-containing protein, encoding MKKSIFTLAIALVAFGNVAMASTTAVTGAKTSLVENYRGTTPLANAIIKGDVEAVKKFIDYGCDVNERSNGMTPLMLAARYNQADIIKLLIENGANVKHTDDKGQTAMKYAERSNATLAIEALRAAKA